One genomic segment of Dysosmobacter sp. Marseille-Q4140 includes these proteins:
- a CDS encoding AAA family ATPase produces MSSKLFAFSRPLPAPFDKAKKKVKVSSKYSNGTEATLCSTVVKAVQAYFKCKDGSAPGAVGLCGTKGVAEYKSASGPEVYHLAIYDPAGGAMLASIYNKDTEMLETYAVRNNGQDGAAIMMSMLPALMADDEFRENLDALEIQYQGGYPDMGEATERMAILCDNAYRRINDSSCAAHLPTSIDSTGNVMRVSTTHIDSGNFRPDTVVAGMFTILANSTVPEKLEIKPATPHSDFVGKYVLDTTRVLTPFEQSLVPVLAPWYVLPEEVVTICKHAKQSTGKALPMRNFLLRGPAGTGKTEGARAIAAGLNLPYMKYTCSAGTEIYDLIGQVFPDTDGPSTGDAELDQQRAQLKEMGGITYENVKKLMGLPDLDDMDYDPAGTYQKLTGAEKADATSQDCMGLVMEMVTDKLQQLCKVKPESSDGRQTYSYIETDFIRALKHGYLVELQEPTTIIQPGVLVGLNSLLEQGGSITLPTGEVIHRHPDAVVVVTTNVSYEGCRGVNQSVLDRMNLTQDIELPAPEIMAQRAMSITGCEDDVLVGRMVQVVTDMADYCRKNGISDGNCGMRSLIDWIMSTEITGDPYSSALYTIVSKATSDEEDRDALKATVLEPIFAPKRKKAV; encoded by the coding sequence ATGAGCTCGAAACTGTTTGCTTTCAGCCGGCCTTTGCCTGCGCCTTTTGACAAGGCGAAGAAAAAGGTGAAGGTATCGTCCAAGTACAGCAACGGCACGGAGGCAACGCTGTGCAGCACGGTGGTCAAGGCTGTCCAGGCGTATTTCAAATGCAAGGACGGCTCCGCACCGGGTGCGGTCGGACTCTGCGGCACAAAGGGTGTCGCGGAATATAAGTCCGCCTCCGGCCCGGAAGTGTACCATCTGGCAATCTACGATCCTGCCGGCGGAGCCATGCTGGCCAGTATCTACAACAAGGACACGGAGATGCTCGAAACCTATGCCGTCCGCAACAATGGGCAGGACGGCGCGGCGATCATGATGTCGATGCTCCCCGCCCTGATGGCGGACGATGAGTTCCGGGAGAACCTGGATGCTCTGGAGATCCAGTATCAGGGCGGCTACCCGGACATGGGTGAGGCGACGGAGCGCATGGCCATCCTCTGTGACAATGCTTACCGGCGCATCAATGACAGCTCCTGCGCGGCGCATCTGCCGACCAGTATTGACAGCACCGGCAATGTGATGCGGGTGTCCACCACCCATATCGACTCCGGGAACTTCCGGCCGGACACCGTGGTTGCCGGGATGTTTACTATCCTGGCCAACAGCACCGTGCCGGAGAAACTGGAGATCAAACCCGCCACGCCCCACAGCGATTTTGTGGGGAAGTATGTGCTGGATACGACGCGGGTACTCACGCCCTTCGAGCAGAGCCTGGTGCCGGTCCTGGCTCCCTGGTATGTGCTGCCCGAGGAGGTGGTCACCATCTGCAAGCACGCCAAGCAGTCCACCGGCAAGGCGCTGCCCATGCGCAATTTCCTTTTGCGCGGCCCCGCCGGCACGGGAAAGACAGAGGGTGCCCGCGCCATCGCTGCGGGCCTGAATCTGCCGTATATGAAGTACACCTGCTCTGCCGGGACGGAGATCTACGACCTGATCGGCCAGGTGTTCCCCGACACGGATGGGCCATCCACCGGCGACGCCGAATTGGACCAGCAGCGGGCGCAGCTCAAGGAGATGGGCGGCATCACCTATGAGAATGTTAAAAAACTCATGGGCCTGCCTGACCTGGATGACATGGACTACGATCCCGCCGGGACCTATCAGAAGCTCACCGGCGCGGAGAAAGCCGATGCCACGTCCCAGGACTGCATGGGCCTGGTCATGGAAATGGTCACCGACAAGCTGCAGCAGCTTTGCAAGGTGAAGCCCGAGTCCTCCGATGGCCGGCAGACCTATAGTTACATCGAGACGGATTTCATCCGCGCGCTCAAGCACGGCTATCTGGTAGAACTACAGGAGCCCACGACCATTATCCAGCCCGGTGTGCTGGTGGGCCTGAACTCTCTGCTGGAGCAGGGGGGATCTATCACCCTGCCTACCGGCGAGGTGATCCACCGCCATCCGGACGCAGTGGTCGTGGTGACTACCAACGTCAGCTATGAGGGGTGCCGGGGCGTCAACCAGTCGGTTTTGGACCGGATGAATCTTACCCAGGACATTGAACTGCCCGCCCCGGAGATCATGGCGCAGCGCGCTATGAGCATCACCGGCTGTGAGGACGATGTTCTGGTGGGGCGTATGGTCCAGGTCGTGACAGACATGGCGGACTATTGCCGCAAGAACGGGATCTCGGACGGCAACTGCGGTATGCGAAGCCTCATCGACTGGATCATGAGCACGGAGATCACGGGAGATCCCTACAGCTCCGCGCTCTACACCATCGTGAGCAAGGCCACTTCCGACGAGGAGGACCGGGATGCTTTGAAAGCGACTGTGCTGGAGCCTATATTCGCGCCCAAGCGCAAGAAGGCGGTCTGA
- a CDS encoding single-stranded DNA-binding protein gives MMKIFISDAVVSRGYDGAPAIRLFNSENGGEFAVFQVGIRKYDSRAENNHRWVNLKVKAFGDLCERIKKMSLKEGSFISLCGDYDEERWTDKDTGEGRSAPVIVLDDIKFSHTGGQKKEQNGNGQDTGGQGQQGYSQAPGASKTAPAAPAQSGQTMQAPTEMPQNFTGYESFSGGQNPFFPG, from the coding sequence ATGATGAAGATCTTTATCTCAGATGCCGTTGTGTCCAGAGGATACGACGGCGCGCCGGCGATCCGCCTTTTCAACAGCGAGAACGGCGGCGAGTTCGCGGTTTTCCAGGTTGGCATTCGCAAATACGACAGCCGGGCGGAGAACAACCACCGCTGGGTCAACCTGAAGGTCAAGGCCTTCGGCGACCTCTGCGAGCGCATCAAGAAAATGTCGCTCAAGGAGGGTTCGTTCATTTCCCTGTGCGGCGACTACGACGAGGAGCGCTGGACGGACAAGGATACCGGCGAGGGCCGTTCTGCGCCGGTCATCGTGCTTGATGACATCAAGTTCTCCCACACCGGCGGACAGAAGAAGGAACAGAACGGCAACGGCCAGGATACGGGAGGCCAGGGCCAGCAGGGCTACTCCCAGGCGCCCGGAGCTTCCAAGACCGCACCTGCGGCTCCGGCGCAGTCCGGCCAGACCATGCAGGCACCCACGGAAATGCCCCAGAACTTCACGGGGTATGAGAGCTTCAGCGGGGGACAGAACCCCTTCTTCCCGGGCTGA
- the ligA gene encoding NAD-dependent DNA ligase LigA, producing MQNLERMRELIQTINEADEAYYKYDAPIMADLDYDRLYDELVALERETGTILSSSPTQRVSGEVLESLTAVRHTRPMLSADKCKSVADIHKYLGGHEAVLSWKLDGLTLVLRYENGKLAQAITRGDGLQGEDVTHTVRIMKNVPLVIPCKEPLEVRGEGVISWKEFHALNGTLDEPYAHPRNLAAGSVRKLNAEEVRERGLSFMAFDLISDNLGGSTKWETLRFLAQMGFTTVGYSILAGGASEEAVRQAMDFYQPKEYAYPTDGLIFEFNDLAYGRSLGATGHHENRMIAYKWPDTRYETKFRRLEVATTRTGMISLTAVFDDVVIDGTTVNHAYLHNLDNFTRLVLGPGDTISVYKANMIIPQIAENKTKSGGCPLPDACPCCGSTLVVRQSSGGTRQLYCDNEACPARLVRKFVHFCSKTRMEIKGLDEQTLTTFVQHGWVKNYGDLYELERHKEEILKTPGFGEKSFVRLQKAVDERRTCTLNQFIAALGIPEVGRHAGRILNRKFGGSWDAFERAILDQFDFTQLEDFGQVMNDNIYCWYSDEEEAKLWRPALNHITFLKEETTMPEAQNNPFAGKTVVATGKLDNYTRDGIQMKLLSLGARPASSVSKKTDYLIIGENAGSKLTKAQTLGVTTLTEQQFLQMLADAGIEA from the coding sequence ATGCAGAACTTAGAGCGAATGAGGGAACTCATTCAAACGATCAACGAGGCAGACGAGGCCTACTACAAGTACGATGCCCCGATCATGGCGGATCTGGACTATGACCGGCTGTATGACGAGCTGGTGGCCCTGGAGCGGGAAACCGGGACCATCCTGTCCTCGTCGCCCACCCAGCGGGTATCCGGCGAGGTGCTGGAGAGCCTCACCGCCGTGCGCCACACCCGGCCGATGCTGTCCGCTGATAAGTGCAAAAGCGTTGCGGATATCCACAAATACCTGGGCGGCCATGAGGCAGTCCTGAGCTGGAAGCTGGACGGCCTCACCCTTGTGCTGCGCTATGAGAACGGGAAACTGGCGCAGGCGATTACCCGGGGCGATGGCCTGCAGGGCGAGGATGTCACCCACACGGTGCGCATTATGAAAAATGTCCCGCTTGTCATTCCCTGTAAGGAGCCGCTTGAGGTCCGGGGGGAAGGGGTCATCAGCTGGAAGGAGTTTCACGCCCTCAACGGGACTCTGGACGAGCCGTATGCACATCCGCGGAACCTCGCCGCAGGCAGCGTCCGAAAGCTGAACGCGGAGGAGGTCCGGGAGCGCGGGCTTTCCTTCATGGCCTTTGACCTGATCAGCGACAACCTGGGCGGCAGCACCAAGTGGGAAACCCTGCGCTTCCTGGCACAAATGGGGTTCACTACAGTGGGTTATTCCATCCTGGCCGGCGGCGCCTCGGAGGAGGCTGTCCGTCAGGCGATGGACTTCTATCAGCCCAAGGAGTATGCCTATCCGACGGACGGGCTGATCTTCGAGTTCAACGACCTGGCCTATGGCCGCTCCCTGGGTGCCACCGGGCACCATGAAAACCGGATGATCGCCTACAAGTGGCCGGACACCAGGTACGAAACCAAGTTCCGCCGCCTGGAGGTCGCCACGACCCGCACGGGGATGATCAGCCTGACCGCCGTTTTTGATGATGTGGTCATCGACGGCACCACGGTCAATCACGCCTACCTCCACAACCTGGACAACTTCACACGGCTGGTTCTGGGACCGGGGGACACCATCAGCGTGTATAAAGCTAACATGATCATTCCGCAAATCGCCGAAAACAAGACGAAAAGCGGAGGGTGTCCCTTGCCCGATGCCTGCCCCTGCTGCGGCAGCACGCTTGTGGTTCGCCAGAGCAGTGGCGGGACCCGCCAGCTGTACTGTGACAATGAGGCGTGCCCCGCCCGGCTGGTGCGGAAGTTTGTCCATTTCTGCAGCAAAACCCGCATGGAGATCAAGGGGCTGGATGAGCAGACGCTGACAACCTTTGTGCAGCATGGCTGGGTCAAAAACTACGGTGACCTGTATGAGCTGGAGCGGCACAAGGAGGAGATCCTCAAAACGCCGGGCTTCGGCGAGAAATCGTTTGTCCGGCTCCAGAAGGCGGTGGACGAGCGGCGCACCTGCACGCTCAATCAGTTCATTGCCGCTCTGGGTATCCCGGAGGTGGGACGCCACGCCGGCCGGATCTTGAACCGGAAGTTTGGCGGCTCCTGGGATGCTTTCGAGCGGGCCATCCTGGATCAGTTTGACTTCACGCAGTTGGAGGATTTCGGCCAGGTGATGAACGACAACATCTATTGCTGGTACAGCGACGAGGAGGAGGCCAAGCTCTGGCGGCCTGCCCTCAACCATATCACATTTCTGAAGGAGGAAACTACTATGCCTGAAGCGCAGAACAACCCCTTTGCCGGTAAGACCGTTGTAGCGACCGGCAAGCTGGATAACTACACCCGCGACGGGATCCAGATGAAGCTGCTAAGCCTGGGGGCCCGGCCCGCCAGCTCTGTCAGCAAAAAGACGGACTATCTGATCATTGGTGAAAACGCTGGCAGCAAACTGACTAAGGCGCAGACCCTGGGCGTCACGACGCTCACGGAGCAGCAGTTCCTGCAGATGTTGGCTGACGCCGGGATCGAGGCATAA